CTCGACCTTGTCGTCGGCAGACTGAGCCGCCTGCGCGGCCTCCTCGGCATTGCGCGCCACATCGTGCACGGTGGCCGTCATCTGCTGCATGGCGGTCGCTACCTGTTCGGTTTCGTCCTTCTGGCTGCCGACCTCGCGATTGGTCTGCTCGGTCACCGCCGACAATGCCTGAGCGCTACCCGCCAGTTGCTCGATGCCCTGCTGCAGGCCGCTGACGATGCCCGACAGGCCGGCCGCCATTTGCTGCATGGCCTGCATCAACTGCCCGACCTCATCGCGACGCGGTGCTTCTGCCTCCAGGCTCAACTCCCCTGCTGCAATGCGCTGGGCGCGGGCGATGACGCGCTTGAGCGGGCCCACCACCGCGCGGGTGATCAGCCACGCAGCCAGCACACCCACCAACAGCGCCAACCCCGTGGCCAGGGCAATGGCCAGGGCATTGCGCGACAGCTCACCCTGCAAGGCCTGCTCCTGGCCAAGGTAGGCCTGGTCGACGCGACCGGTGACCTGCTCGGCCCGCGCCTGCAACTGGGCCTTGAGCCCTTGTTCCTTGGCCAGCAGGTCGGTGTATTCGTTGAGCTTGTCGGAGAAACTGCCGATGTGCCCGGCCACTTCACCCAGCACACTCTGGTAGCCGGCATCGCTGACGGCGCCCTTGAGCTGTTCGACCAGGCTCGCGGCTTCGACCGTCTGGGCGATGCGCGTCTGGCCGACGTCTTGCTCACCCTTGCGGCTCTTGTCCAGGCGCACACGTGCTTCGTCCATCGCCTGCAGCATTAACCGCGACACCTGCGACACCTGCGCGGCCTGCTCAAGAAACTCGCCGCCCTGCTGGCCTTGGGATTGTTTGAGGGTATAGGTGCCATCATCGGCCAACCCCGCCTGCAGTACATCAAGGTTATTGGCAACGCTGGACACCGACCAACTGGCCATGTCCAGCGCAAGCTCCTTGGCCTGCACCGCCTCGACAAAGGCCTCGAACGCCTGGCCGTAGGCGCTCAACTCGGCCTGGGCCGCCGCCAGCGCCGGCAAACCACGGGCGCGTTCGGCCAACCCCTGCAAACCGCTGCGCAAGGCTTCGGCCTGCTTGATATCGGAACTCACGGCAAAGGTTTGTTCGTGCTGGCGCAACCTGAGCAGGTCAGTATTGAACTGGGCCAGCTGGCGCAAGCCGTCAAAGCGTTGGCCGACACTGTGCAGCGCGGCGATGCCAATGGCCGCAACGGCCAGGGTCAGCAACAGCACCAAGGCAAAGCCCAGGCCGAGTTTGCGGGCCATGCCCAGGTTGGCCAGAACACCGTGCTTGGTCGCGCCCATCGCCGATTCCCCTTCACCTTGTCAGGTTTTGCCGAAGGCCAAGCGTGGCAACGATGCCAGTCCGCTCACAAGGGCCTGACGCCAGAATAGTGTCAAATAGCTATGAGCGTGTCGCTATCAGCGTGCTGAAGGTCGCCCTGCGTGTTTCAGGAAGGCCTGAGCGCGAGAATCCTGCCCATACGCGACATTGATGCGCAGCCAGTCGCTGGCGGCGCCCTGGTAATCGAAGGCACTGCCGGGGGTGAGCAGCACTGCATGCTCCAGGGCCAACTGTTCGAGGCTGGCAACGTCACGCCCCGGCACCCGCGCCCAGACGAACATGCCGCCATAGGGTTCACAGAACACCTCCCAGCCTGCCTGCTCCAGCTGCCCGAGCAGCTTGGCCATGTGCTGGCCAAGGCGTACGCGCAGGCGTTGCACGGTTTTGCGGTAGCTGCCGTTGGCCAGCATCTGCCCCACCACCCGCTCGGCGAACCGCGACGTGCCGATGCCACTGACCATCTTCAGCTCGGCCAGCCGCGCCAGCAGCGCCGGGTCGGCGACCAGGTAACCCACCCGCAACGAACTGCTCAGGGTCTTGGAGAAGCTGGCCATGTAGATCACCCGCTGCTCGCTGTCGAGGGTGGCCAAGCGCGTTGCCGGGCCCTCCTGGAAGTCGGCGTAGATATCGTCTTCGACGATGCGCAGGTCGTGCTCGCGGGCCAGCTCCAGCAGGCGGTAGGCAACCTTGGGGGTAAGGCTGGTGCCCGTCGGGTTGTGGTACAGGCTGTTGATGAACAGGCAGCGCGGTCGGTGTTCGGCAAGCAGCCGCTCAAGGGTGGCCAGGTCCGGGCCTTCGGCCAGGCGCGGCACGGGCAGCATGCGCACCTGGTGCTGACGCAGCAGGTTGTACAAGTTGTAGTAACCGGGGTTTTCCACCAGCACCGTATCGCCCGGGCGCAGCAGGGTGCGGACCAACAAGTCGAGGCCATGGCTGGCACCCTGGGTGGTGAGAATGCGCTCGGGGCCGGCGGCGATGTCCAGGCGCGCCAGGCGCTTGTGCAACTGCTGACGCAGGCTGGCCAAGCCAAGGGGTGGGCAGTAGTCGAACAGGTCTTGCGGGTTGCCGCGGCTGACCTGGCGTATTGCCTGGGCCAGCTCGGTAGCCGCACGCCAGGTAGTGGGCAACCAGCCGCAACCAAGCTTGAGCAGTTCGTCATGGCCTTCGCGAAATTGCCGCCAGTTGCCATCACCGGCCTCGCCCCAGGGCAGACCATCATCTGCCTCACCCCCCGCTTTGCGCTCAGCGACGAAGAAGCCGGTGCCGTGACGCGCCTCCAGCCAGCCGCTGGCGACCAGCCGATCATAAGCCTCGATTACACAGGACGCGCTGACCGCCTGGCTGCGCGCCAACGCACGGATCGACGGCAGACGGGCACCGGGGCGCAGGCGTTGGTGGTCGATCCAGGCTTGCAGGTGGTCGGTGAGTTGCTGCACCAGGGGGGTGCTGCTGGTGCGGTCTAGAGGGAAGTGCATGGGGAGTGTTCGCTGATTTTGAGCGAACAGTTAAGCATAAATGGGAAAGCGGTGTGTCTGGTTGCGCGGAGTGATTGGAATCAATGATGGCAGTGCCGGCCTCTTCGCGGGCAAGCCCACTCCCACAAATGCCCCACTCGCTGTCTCAGACCTAGTGATATTTCTCTGTGGGAGCAGGCTTGCCCGCGAAGAGGCCGGCACTGACATCTAAAAACCCAGGATCCTACCCATGCCCCGCGCCCCCACCCGACTGGCCTTCGCCCTGTGCCTGATCACCCTCGCGGTCAACCTCCAGGCCCCGCTCTACATCACCTACGCCGACCTCTCCGGCCAAGGGGCCGCCGCCACTGCGGTGGCCTTCTCCGGCTACGTCCTGGGCGCACTGCCCGTACTCCTGGCCCTGGGCGGGCTGGCTGACCGAGTCGGGCGCCGCCCGCTGATCGTCGCCGCGCTGTTGCTGTCGATGATCGCCACCGTGCTCATGCTACTGGCCCCCAACCTGCAAACCCTCGGCCTGGCACGCCTGTTCCTGGGCCTGGGCACCGGCCTTGCCTCGGCCACGGCCACCGCTTACATGGGCGAGCTGATGGGCAGCGACGGCAGCGCCCGCGCCGCCAACTGGGTCACCGCCAGCACCTCGCTGGGCTTTGGCCTGGGCGCGGCACTCACCAGCCTGTTCCTGCTGCGCGGCCCAAGCCTGACCCCTGGCAGCTTCCACCTGCACCTGCTGCTGGCCACCGCTGCACTGGTGCTGGTCTGGCGCTTGCCCGACCCTCGCCCGGCACAGCGAAGCGCCATGCTGCGGCTGCCTTGCTACCCGCGCGGCAGCGTTGCGTATGGCCTGGCCATCTTGCTGGCCTGGGCCTGCGTCGGCCTGGTCATCGCACTGCTGCCGGGGATCCTGCGCCAGCATGGCTTGAGCGCCTGGTCGGGGTTCTCGACCTTCTGCGTGATCAGCTGCGGTGTGTTGTTCCAGCCGATGGCACGTCGCCTGTCGAGCCTCAAAGCCACGCTGCTGGGGCTGGCGATTCTGCCGTGCAGCTACGCGGTGCTGGCCTGGGGCGCCGATAGCGGGCAGCTGGGTGCGGTACTGCTGGGCGCCGTGGCGGCCAGCAGTGCGTGTTATGGGTTTATCTACCTGGGCGGCCTGGCGGCGGTGAACCAACTGGCCGGCAGCGAGAAGACCCGGGCCAGTGCCGGGTTCTTCCTGTTGGCGTACCTGGGGTTCAGCTTGCCGGTGATTTTTACCGGCTTGCTGAGCGACCGACTGGGGTCGCGGATGGCCTTGCTGGTGTTTGGTGGGGGCTTGCTGCTGGGGTGTGCGCTGGTTGGCCTGGCACTGGCGGTGTCTGCGCGTGCCGCCTCGCCGGCGCTCGGGCCGATCAGATAGCCGTCGCCCCACCGTCCACTGTCAGGCTGTGCCCCGTGGTGAAGGCCGCGCCATCACTGCACAGGTACAACACCGCACTGGCAATTTCCTCGACCTTGCCGATGCGCCCCACCGGGTGCATCGCCGCCGCGAACTCCGCTTTGCGCGGGTCGGCTTCGTAGGCACGGCGGAACATGTCGGTATCGATCACGGCCGGGCATACCGCGTTAACCCGGATGCCTTTCTTGGCATACTCGATGGCTGCCGACTTGGTCAGGCCGATCACGGCATGCTTTGAGGCACTGTAGATGCTCATCTTCGGCGCCGCCCCCAGCCCCGCCACCGACGCGGTATTGACGATCGCCCCACCGCCCTGGGCCAGCAGCAACGGCAGCTGGTACTTCATGCACAGCCACACACCTTTGACGTTGACGCCCATGATGGCGTCGAACTGAGCCTCGCTGCCCTCGGCCAAGCGGCCCTGCTCAATCTCGATGCCGGCATTGTTGTAGGCGTAGTCCAGCCGGCCATAGGCGGCAACGATCCGCTCATGCAGCTGGCGCACCTCAGCCTCCCGGGTCACGTCGCAGGCGATGAACATGGCCTCGCCGCCTGCATCGTGGATCAACGCCACTGTGGCCTCGCCGCCGACCGGGTCGAGGTCGGCGACCACCACCTTCAAGCCTTCACGGGCAAAGGCCAGCGCCGTCGCCCGGCCAATACCTGCAGCACCGCCGGTGACCAGGGCGACCTGGCCGGAAAAGGTCATGCTCATTGTTTGCTCCTGAACAAGGAAGGTCGTGGACATCGCAGCCAAGCATAGTCAGCCAGCTGACCGGCTGGGCAGCATCATCAGGCCAACGGTTGGTCTACCATGCTTACCAGTGATGTTATGCACCTGGCTGCATCAGCAAGGTAAATTGAACACAGCCCACCCTCAACTGCCCACAAGGACCCGCCATGACCCAGACCAATCGCCGCTTCCTGCTCGCCAAACGCCCGGTCGGCGCCGTGCGCCGTGACGACTTCAGCTTCGAGCGAGTACCTGCCGAACAGCCCGTCGACGGCCAGATCCTGGTGCGCAACCTGTACCTGTCCCTCGACCCTGCCATGCGCGGCTGGATGAACGAGGGCAAGTCCTACATTCCTCCGGTGGCCCTCGGCCAGGTGATGCGCGCCCTCGGCGTCGGCGAAGTGGTGGCCTCGAACCACCCCGACTTCAAGCCTGGCGACCACGTCAGCGGTGCCCTCGGCGTACAGGACTACTTCACCGGCGAGCCCCAGGGCCTGCACAAGATAGACCCTAACCTCGCGCCCCTGCCCCGCTACCTCTCGGCCCTAGGCATGACCGGCATGACCGCCTACTTCGCCCTGCTCGAAGTCGGCCAGCCCAAAGCTGGTGACACCGTGGTCATTTCCGGCGCCGCCGGGGCGGTGGGCAGCATCGTCGGGCAGATCGCCAAACTCAAAGGCTGCCGCGTAGTCGGCATCGCCGGCGGCGCCGAAAAATGCCACTACCTCAAGGACGAACTCGGCTTCGACGGCGTCATCGACTACAAGGCCGAGGACGTGCTGGCCGGCCTCAAGCGCGAATGCCCCAAAGGGGTGGACGTGTACTTCGACAACGTCGGTGGCGACATCCTTGATGCCGTGCTCACCCGCATCAACCTCAGGGCCCGTATCGTCATCTGCGGCGCAATCAGCCAGTACAACAACAAAGAAGCCGTGAAAGGCCCGGCCAATTACCTGGCGCTACTGGTGAACCGTGCGCGCATGGAAGGCTTTGTGGTATTCGACCACGCCAAGGACTATGGCAAGGCCGCGCAGGAGATCGCCGGCTGGCTGGCCAGCGGCCAGGTGAAGAGTAAGGAAGATGTGGTGGAAGGGTTGGAAACCTTCCCAGAGACGCTGCTCAAGCTGTTCAGCGGGGAGAATTTTGGCAAGCTGGTATTGAAGGTCTGAAGCTGCAGGGTCACGGGGGCCCCGTTGCTTCGCGTGACCCTTGTACCGCTAGCGCCCTGCGACTTGGCGCTTGCAACTTCGCCTAACCAGCCTACATTCAGACGTTCATCAGAACCCATTGCGCAAGGTAGCCATAAGGTGGGCAATCAATGCAACAGCGCTTGAATGCTGGACTGGATTTTTGCAGGATCGCAGCGTGCTTCATGGTGGTAGTGCTGCACATCGCTTCGGCCGGGGCAACGCAACTGGATGACAACTGGATGTCCTCCAATATCTACAACTCCATGGTCAGGTCATGCGTTCCGCTGTTCCTGATGTTATCGGGCGCCTTGCTACTGCACCGGACGGAAAGCGCCCTGGCGTTCTACCAGAAACGCTTTGTGCGGATACTGCCGCCTCTTCTGTTCTGGTCGGTGTTCTATGTGCTCTGGAGGGCCTCGATGGGTGCAGGCCCCGGGGGTTTAGCCCAGGCTGTCGTGGCGATCCTACAAGGCCCGGTCTACTACCACCTCTGGTATTTGTACGCGATCATTGGCATTTACCTGTTCATGCCATTCATGGCCAAGGTCTACCAGCATTCAGGCCAGCAGGAAAAGCTCGCCTTCCTGGGGATCTGGTTGGTGGTCAGCTGCATTCTCCCTACCGCCGCACAATTCAACCCATCGCTCGCCAACTTTACCCACACTTACGAGCTGTTTTCATTTGTGGGGTTTGCCGGCTACACATTCCTGGGGGCCTATGTATTCGAGCGCATTCGCGAGAACGGCGCTACCCACAGAGCGCGGGACCTTGTCGGTTTTCTTGTGACCGGCGCCCTGACGGCGCTCGCTACGCATTACCTGTCGGTACAGCAAAACGCGCCCAGCCAAATTTTCTATTCCTACGTCTCGCCGCTGGTGGTCCTCGCCTCAATTTATGGCTTTCGGCTGCTGATTTCCTTCGGAGGGCTGCTCACACGGCACAGCAAGCTGCTGGCAGAGCTTTCGGGCTGCACGCTCGGGCTCTATTGCTTGCACGTCTTCGTCATGAACCGATCAAGTATTGTCTACGGCCCTTTGATCGAAGGCCACGGTATGTCGTGGTTGATTCCGCTGCTTTCGGTGGCGGTGTTCTTGTTGACGCTCCTTCCGATCTATCTCATCAGGATGATCAAACCCGTACGCGCGGTCATTTGACGGGTTTGGCCGCGCCGCGCACTAAAAAGTAAAAGGCCAGCACGGGTGCTGGCCTTTTACTTTTCAGTGTCCCGCCTCAACGGCGAGCGGACCGGTTAACCACGAATCTGCGCAACCACTGCGGCCAATGCCTTGGCCGGGTCTGCCGCCTGGCTGATTGGGCGCCCGATCACCAGGTAATCCGAGCCTGCATCCAGCGCCTGGCGCGGGGTCAGAATCCGGCGCTGGTCATCCTGGGCGCTACCGGCAGGGCGAATGCCTGGGGTCACCAGCTGCAGCGAAGGGTGCGCAGCCTTCAGCGCCGGTGCTTCCAGCGCCGAGCACACCAAGCCATCCATCCCGGCTTTCTCGGCCAGCGCCGCCAGGCGCAGCACTTGCTCCTGCGGTTCGACATCCAGGCCGATACCGGCCAGGTCTTCACGCTCCATGCTGGTCAGCACGGTCACACCAATCAGCAATGGCTGGGGGCCGCTGCGCTTGGCCAGCTCTTCACGGCAGGCCGACATCATGCGCAGCCCCCCGGAGCAGTGCACGTTGACCATCCACACGCCCATCTCGGCGGCGGCCTTGACCGCCATTGCCGTGGTGTTGGGGATATCGTGGAATTTGAGGTCGAGGAACACTTCGAAGCCCTTGGCACACAGGGTCTCGACGATGCCCGAGGCACTGCTGGTGAACAATTCCTTGCCAACCTTTACCCGGCACAGCGCAGGGTCGAGCTGGTCAGCCAGCTTCAGGGCGGCCTCACGGGTTGGGAAGTCGAGGGCGACGATCAGGGGCGTCTGGCAGGCGGACATGGTCAGGGTCTCTTGGCAAGTCGAAAACGGCGCGCATTGTAAACGAAGTGGCGCAGGCTTTGGGGGCCGCGGGTCACGGAATTGGCCCCGCAGTGCGTGGCTCCTATAATTGAACCAAAGGATCCGGCAATTGCTCAAAATCTGTACAAGTGCCGCCCACTGACGATCGAAGGAGAACGACAATGCCCTGGTATGCCTGGCTGATACTCATTTTAGCCCTCGGCTCGATTGTCGGCGGGTTGATGCTGCTACGTGATACAGCGAAAAAACTGCCGCTGACCGAGGAGGAGCTGCGCAAGGTGCATGAGCGCAATGCCGAGGCGGATGCCAAGGATGCGCAGGACCGCTAGCCTCTGGTACTGGCTTGCCCCGCGATGAGGCAGGGCAAGCCCCCTCCCCTTACTCCACCATCACCTTGTCCCGGTTGCGCTCCAACAAGGCGCTGCCAATGCCCCTTATCTCCAGCAGCTCATCCACCGAAGCAAACGGCCCATTGGCCTCCCGATAGGCAACGATGGCTTCAGCCTTGGTCTTGCCAATCCCGTTGAGCTCTTTTTGCAGGGTCACGGCATCGGCCTTGTTCAGGTCCAGCCGCGACGGCTGGGCTGTCATCTGACTGACCACCGGCACCGGGTCCTGCACCGCAGTGGTACTTGCCGGGGCGGCGCTGAGGGTGAAGGACAGGCTGGCGAACAGCGGTATCAGCAGGTAGGACAGAACAGTATTACGCATCATGAATATTCCTTGGGTTGGTTTAGCCAAACAGCCGCTTTCCTGTGGCTGCGCAATCAACCCTAGCGGTTCGCCTGTTATCGCAACAGGCACTCCCCCTGGCGAATCGTTACCGAATCGAACAGCAAGCAAGGCAACTTCACGCCCCCAAAAATAATGGCGCAATGCCACATTTTGAGCTAACTTCATGAACTAACTGAGGAAGCCGATAGCCTTATAGGTGAATTCCCGTTTAACCTACGTTTCATTCAGACCAAACGCTGTTGCTTTTCCTACAAGCCTTGCCGTATGTGGTCCCCATCCGCTCGTCGCATACCCTCGCTCGATTGACTTTATTGGCACGATGCCTGAATAACATCAAACAATCGTTTTTGTTGATTGCTCTGGCAAAGATCGGATCCAATAATTCGATATCAATAAGCCAATTCGCAAATTCAGGGGAAAAAAACGTGCCAGACGGGATGCCATTCTGATGACTAAGTGATAAATTTGCGGCAATTGGACAACCGCTGTGCTTGAAGGATCCGAGCAAAATGAAATTTTTTTCACACCTTCCACTGGAACCGCTCGTTTCCTCGTACGCGGCGCCAGCCAGGCCAACCCCCCCGGCCGAATTGCATAACCCCTGAGTTTCACAGCCTTAGCCCAGTAACAACCGCCTTCACTCAACACAAAGAAGACCGTCGCCGTGTCCCTCAAGACCCTCATCGTATTTGGCACCCGCCCAGAGGCCATTAAAATGGCACCTCTGGCCCTCAACCTTGCCCAGGACGACCGTTTCGAGTCGCGCGTTTGCGTCACTGGCCAGCATCGCCAGATGCTCGACCAGGTACTGGAACTGTTCGAGATCACTCCCGACTACGACCTGAACATCATGAAGCCAGGCCAGGACCTGACTGACGTGACCACGGCCATCCTGCAGGGGCTCAAGCCCGTGCTGGCCGAGTTCAAGCCGGACGTGGTGCTAGTTCACGGCGACACCGCAACCACCCTGGCGACCAGCCTTGCGGCCTACTACCAGCAGATTCCAATCGCCCACGTCGAAGCCGGCCTGCGCACCAACAACCTGTATTCGCCATGGCCTGAAGAAGGCAACCGTCGCCTGACCGGCACGCTGGCAGCGCTGCACTTCGCGCCGACCTCGACCTCGCGTGACAACCTGCTCAAGGAAGGCACCGACGCCGCGACCATTTACACCACCGGCAACACCGTGATCGATGCGCTGCTGGAAGTGGTCCGCAAGCTGGAAAGCCCAGCGCTCAAGAGCCACTTCGAAAAACAGTTCGAATTCCTCGACGCCAGCCGCCGCATGGTGCTGGTGACCGGCCACCGCCGCGAAAACTTTGGCGATGGCTTCGAACGCATCTGCCAGGCGCTGGTGCAGACCGCTCGCCAGTTCCCGGATGTGGACGTGGTGTACCCGGTCCACCTCAACCCCAACGTGCGCGAGCCGGTCAACCGCCTGCTGGCCGGGGTCGACAATATTCACCTGATCGAGCCACTGGACTACCTGCCGTTCGTCTACCTGATGAGCCGCTCGTACCTGATCCTCACCGACTCCGGTGGCATCCAGGAAGAAGCCCCTGCCCTGGGCAAGCCGGTACTGGTCATGCGTGACACCACCGAGCGCCCGGAAGCGGTCGCGGCGGGCACCGTCAAGCTGGTTGGCACCGACGTCGACTCGATCAAAGAACACCTGGTGCAGCTGCTCACCGATGAAGCGACCTATCGCGAGATGAGCGTTGCCCACAACCCCTACGGCGACGGAAAAGCGTGCGCGCGAATCCTTGACGCCCTTTCCGTATTCTCTAACTCCAAGGACGCAGCATGAGCTTCAACAAGATTTCTGTCGTAGGTCTGGGCTATATCGGCCTGCCAACTGCCGCCGTTTTCGCCGCCCGCAAGAAGCATGTCATCGGCATCGACGTCAACCAGCACGCGGTCGACACCATCAACCGCGGTGAAATCCACATCGTCGAGCCTGAGCTGGACATGGTTGTTCACGCCGCCGTGACCGAAGGGTTCCTGCGTGCCTCCACCGTGCCGGAAGCCGCCGATGCCTTCCTGATCGCCGTACCGACGCCGTTCATGGACGACCACCAGCCGGACCTGAGCTACATCGAGTCCGCGAGCAAAGCCATCGCCCCAGTACTGAAACAGGGCGACCTGGTCATTCTGGAATCGACCTCCCCGGTCGGCGCCACCGAGCAGATGGCCTTCTGGCTGGCCCAGGCTCGCCCAGACCTGAGCTTCCCGCAGACCCACGGCGAAGAGTCCGACATTCGCATCGCCCACTGCCCTGAGCGCGTACTGCCAGGCCACGTGCTGCGTGAGCTGGTCGAGAACGACCGCATCATCGGCGGCATGACCAAAAAGTGCTCGGATGCTGCCGTACGCCTGTACCGCACCTTCGTCGAGGGCGAGTGCATCGTCACCAACGCCCGCACCGCCGAGATGTGCAAGCTGACCGAAAACAGCTTCCGTGACGTGAACATCGCGTTCGCCAACGAACTGTCGATCATCTGCGACAAGCTGGACATCGACGTCTGGGAACTGATCCGCCTGGCCAACCACCACCCTCGCGTCAACATCCTGCAGCCGGGCCCAGGCGTAGGCGGCCACTGCATCGCCGTCGATCCATGGTTCATCGTCAGCCAGACTCCAGAGCAGGCGCGTTTGATCCGCACCGCCCGTGTGGTCAACGACAGCAAGCCTGAGTGGGTGATCGACAAGGTCAAGATGGCCCTGGCCAACTTCCTGATCAAGAACCCAGGTAAAACGGCCCAGCAAGTCAAAATCGCTTGCTACGGCCTGGCCTTCAAAGCCGACATCGACGACCTGCGCGAAAGCCCGGCCCTGAGCATTGCCGAGCGCCTGGGCAACGAACTGGAAGCCACCCTGCACCTGGTCGAGCCGAACATCGAAGCCCTGCCGCAGCGCCTGGCGCACCACGAGCACGTGGACTTCGACTTCGCCCAGGACAGCGCCGACATTCACGTACTGCTGGTTAAGCACCGCGAATTCCGCGGCACCTTCACCGTCCGTGATGCTGCCTTCGTGATCGACGCCGCTGGCGTTACCCAGGGTTGATGGAACACTCCGCATGAACAACACCACGCTTGAGAAACCTACCGTGAACAATGAGCTGCCGTCACCTTTGGCCGATATTCATGACCGTGTGATGGAAGCCTACTACGGCAAGCTGGGTGATCAGTTCATGCGGGAAACCCAAGCCCGCATCCACTGGATCTGCGCCCAGGTAAAAGGGCGTCGGATCCTGGATGTCGGCTGCTCGCAGGGTATCGTGCCCCTGCTGCTGGCACGTGAAGGCTGCCAGGTCACCGGTGTGGACACCAGCCCGCAGGCCATTGAAGAGGCCAAGGGTTACCTGTCGACCGAGCCGGCCCACATCCAGCAAAACGTCACGTATATCAATTCTGACTTCCTCGCGCTGGACACGCTCGAGGTCGAACCCGACACCGTCGTCATCAGCGAAGTACTCGAACACCTGGTGCGCCCGGAGCTGTTCGTCGAAAAGGCCAACCAACTGCTCAAGCAGGGTGGCCGCCTGGTGATTACCGTGCCGTTCGGGGTCAATGACTTCATTGACCACAAGCACACGTTCTACCTGATGGAACCCTTCCGGCTGCTGGCCGAGCACTTGCAGATCATCGAGATCAAGATGCTCGGCAAGTGGCTGGGGATTGTCGCAGTCAAAAGCGAAACGCATAAACCCGGCATCGTCGACTCGCTGACGGTTGAGCGCGTGCGT
The sequence above is drawn from the Pseudomonas putida genome and encodes:
- the wecC gene encoding UDP-N-acetyl-D-mannosamine dehydrogenase yields the protein MSFNKISVVGLGYIGLPTAAVFAARKKHVIGIDVNQHAVDTINRGEIHIVEPELDMVVHAAVTEGFLRASTVPEAADAFLIAVPTPFMDDHQPDLSYIESASKAIAPVLKQGDLVILESTSPVGATEQMAFWLAQARPDLSFPQTHGEESDIRIAHCPERVLPGHVLRELVENDRIIGGMTKKCSDAAVRLYRTFVEGECIVTNARTAEMCKLTENSFRDVNIAFANELSIICDKLDIDVWELIRLANHHPRVNILQPGPGVGGHCIAVDPWFIVSQTPEQARLIRTARVVNDSKPEWVIDKVKMALANFLIKNPGKTAQQVKIACYGLAFKADIDDLRESPALSIAERLGNELEATLHLVEPNIEALPQRLAHHEHVDFDFAQDSADIHVLLVKHREFRGTFTVRDAAFVIDAAGVTQG